Genomic window (Sphaeramia orbicularis chromosome 7, fSphaOr1.1, whole genome shotgun sequence):
TTATACCAGCAGTATTCTactcctgtttaggtttttgaaaccTTGTTTTTCAAGTGCGTGATGTAGAcattattttcaatattttgactgcttgtcttttactttaccatgttttaaaatcctggataaactttataaaattcaaaattctgactgcctttgttgttattaacatttacttgtacttttgctttcattacttgagtacatttaattgtagattacttgatatacttaagtacagtaaatactggaTATTTAAAGACTTTAATTTGAGTAGCATTTCGGTTGGTgccttgaacttctaccaaagtaattttttggtaaggtacctgtacttctactcaagtgtgacgtTCCAGTACTGTATATAACAAtgattaaatgtaaacatttaagaATCATATCAtcagattaaaaaatatatatacagttggAATTTTACCTGCATAATAGTCCACCTTAAAATATCACCATTATTTAGCAGGTATAGAAAATGTGTGTATCATGTCTAAGAGGTGATCAGGATGACTCATCTTGATATGGGAAAGATAGTTTCCAATAAAGAATGGATGGTATGAAGCGAGTTTTCTTTTAAGAAGCACACAATAAAACAGGCTTTCTGCCCAGTGTTTGTTTTTGGCAAATGAGAAAATATTCCCATCTAAATAATCAGATGGCAAGATACTCCCCGTAAGATTCTTCCTTCAGAAAAAGTACAATTTCACAATACTCAGTAAGCACAGATGATGGTTGAAGGTACTAATGCTTTATCTGTAGGTTTTATCACTTTCTCCCCTGCGGTATTCTTAAAAGTGACAGATTTTAATGAGCAATCACAgtctttttttcatcttttttgtgtTAATTACACTCAACATACGTCACtatgttctgagaaaaaaatgctcagtaagcAATCCTAGGAGTCACTGTCCTAGGAGTCACTGTAACCAGAGTGACACAAACACAGCATGTATTGAGTTAAAGTTCTGCTTCCTTTCTAACTCTGCAGCATACTGGCAGCAGAATAAAAACTGGATGGAAAATTTTTCTGCTCACATTTACCTCGGATTCCAACTTAACAGACAGCACTCGCTCCTCTCACTGCCAGCAAAGACACCATGATACAATTAAGGGCGTTAATTCTCACATCTCTCATGCTCCCTTGGATTCTGTCTTCTGCAGCAAAGTATGAATACATGGAAGCAAGGAAAGCTGAGGTAAGATCATCTTTTGGGGTTTCTCCGCTTTTTTAATGACTGGAGTGGACAAAATACAAGGGATTTTGAGTGAGGAAGAAAACTACACCTATTATGAAGATTTCTTTTTACAGATAGACAGTCTAAACATTCCTGACTATGGCATGCTTCAAGACTCAGAGTCAGAAGTAGCAACAAATGTGGAAGGTAAGGATTGTTTGAACAGATAAAGTTTTTAACTACTCTTTCAAAGCTGATTATGCAACACAGCTAAGGCATTCTTCCACATTTTTGTGAATGCAGCTAAAGCCCATATTATGTAATAATGGGGCAGATCAAGTGTCCTTATCCAAACTCTGTAAAGCACATTTAAAGTTGCACATTAACAATGCTTACACCAATTAGGGGACTTTAGCCTGAGACGAAAAATTTCCTGTGAAAACTATATGTTAAAAAAGCAGTGATCTTTTCAGATATGCCAACATGTCTACTGTGCGTTTGCCTGAGTGGATCTGTGTACTGTGAGGAGGTGTCCCCTGAAATGTCAATCGTCCCCGCACTACCAAGGGAAACAGCATATTTTTATGCGCGTTTCAACAAAATCACGAAAATAAGCAATAAAGACTTTGCAGACATGGGTAAGTGAATACTCATCTTAATATTCTCTTTGGTCAGTATCACCTTCAGTCTCTCAAtccctttgttgttgttgtttttttcagccaCATTAAGAAGAATAGACCTAAGTGGGAATCAAATTACTGACATAGAAGATGCTGCTTTTTCAAAACTGACCAATCTTGAGGAGCTCAATCTTGCAGAAAACAGACTGACTAGACTTCCCATACTGCCCAACAAGCTTATAACATTTAACGGCAATTTTAACAGGCTTACAACCCAAGGTGTAAAGGCTACTGCTTTCAAAGTAAGTTAAAAAGTGAGTCAACTTTTTTAACAGTCAGTATACCAAGTAAAGTTATCGCTGTTGGATGTTTGATACCTTTGACAAACAACTCAAGATACTGGTTGTCTGTGGTTGCAGAAACTCACAAAACTGGCATATCTTTACCTTGGAAACAATGAACTGACAGCAGTGCCCCAACTTCCAGAGTCTCTTCAGGTTGTGCACCTGAATGTAAGTTCATGTGTAGCTGCCCACAACCACAACAGTTGCCAAGGTGATGTAAAGTAATCAGATCGGCTCTGTGGAATAATTAGACCTCTCATGTTCTTGCAGAACAACAGGATCAGAACAATAACAGATCAGACAATCTGCAAAGGAAACACGAGTTTTTACATCCGGCCCAACATGGATCAGGTGAGACTGGACGGGAACCCCATCGTACTGTCAAACTATCCCGACAGCTTCATCTGCCTGCGTGCTCTCCCTATCGGATCGTACAAGTAAAAATACCAAAAGATGCAAATTACAAAATAGGCTTAAGTTCAATTTTTATATACTCAAAAAAATCAATTGAATAGCTAAAGGCCATGAAAGTTTTGACAGTGAATGTCATTGTTTTTACAGTTAGTTTGTAGGGATTTCAACACATTCTGAATTCTCTGTCCGTAATACAGTTGTTCAGTAATTATAAGCAGATGTTTTGTAAAGATTTACTCCAGGGGAAGTCAgtgcatgttgtgtgtttgttttgtttctttttcaagtTCTATCAGTGTTATCTACTTGTATTAAACACATACCATATgtgaaaaatcactcatattatgTTTTTTGAATAGTTTTCTTAGGTTACAGTTTAGCTGAAAGTAGTAGCTGTTCTGTGATTCGTTTTAAACAACACATGGACACACTATCACATTGATATTCATGAACAAATGTGGAGATTATAAGTGTTCCCTTTCACAGCAGACATTACCAATAAAACTTGCATGTTTGAAGTTCTTTCTCCATCAGTCTTGTTTATAATGTATAATGACTGTTGGTTTTAACTGATGTCCATTCAACTCTCCCTCAAAAAGCAGGAGTGGAAGTCCAAAAATGTGTCTTCTGATGGGAGATGAAGTCCAGCCATTGCTCACTTGGCTTCAGGCTCACTGGGAATTATTAAACCATCTGCTAGCTTCCTCTGGTACTGTCGTTCTGATTGCTTTCTTCGGTAAACGTCATCTGAAAAGAAAAAGGCAGTGAAATGAGACACTTAATCCAGATATTGCTGCTGTGGTCAAATGGGATATATACATAGAGTACATACTAAAGAACAGTCTGGGCAATAATTCCCCACCACAGAGAACTGAGTTTTCCAGATTTggatattttacatttataataaatactgtattaaaGAATGGAACTACTACACTATAAATTGAAGCTTGTTTTCATACAACTGTATTGGGGCTTGTCTGGACTATGTCTGTATacttaaaatgttttttcctctAGTGcacacattttttccacattttcttgtggcagTGGAGCAAATGGAAGAGGTGATTACTGGAAAGTTTGAGGAAATATTCAGAAGGTCACCCAGGGTGTTTTGTCCCAAATCTGTAAACAAGCATAGTCATTAGGAGCCTGTGTAACATAGAAATGTTCATGTACAAACCAAATGAAGGAGCTTTTAAGACATTAAGTAACGACTGTACCTGAACACAACACTTCTGTTATTGTAGGCAACACAGGTAAGTCTTACCATTTCCTGCCAAAGTTAATGTTTTACAGCTTGTTTTGGAGGTACAAACCCATATTACTGCCAGCCAAGCTAGCTAAACTAAACACCAgacgttaacacacacacacgtaatacTGAAAACAAGCTAGTGTGTTATTGTACACTTACAAAAAGTCTCCTTTCCTATCCGCACGTTGATCATGATCCACTCCATAACTCCTCCGATGCAAAAAAATATAGGAAGGAATCTGTACGTCCCAAAATGGCGTTTGCCCGGAACGAGGCTGAGCAAGTACTTAATATTTAGACTCTTGTAAGACATCCTGAATAACGGACGTTTATAAAGTGCTTCGCCAAACACACTTCAATGCCCCGTCCTTCTCAGTGTTACACCATCACACCATGCAGTAAGGGTCTTTGCTGTTATGGCAGCCTGAGCGTGTAGGTTCGTTTCACTTCGAGGTATAAACCACACGGGCGGGGTTGTTCGAAATCTACGGAAGTTTGTACATAGCGCGATGTCGTAAAGTGAAACGAACGCATCTAGAAAGTCGTAACATCCGGGTGTTATATGTGAAGCTGTCATGCTTTGTGACAGAAGAAGCAGTGATAAGAGCAGGAATCaagtaaaataagagaaaaataaataggtTTTGTAAATTTTTAAGCATATAGAATCTAAGAATTAAACATATTACAATTGATAataatgtaatatgtaatatTTTGTAATATCTTGCATGTAATGTTACACCTTCCTACCTAAATATACATATAATTGCTCAAACTTGAAGTGCTGTTCTGCATGTCTTGAGTGGTTTTTCACAAATCTCTCTTGTATGCCTTGAATTAAAAGAACTGCAGTGATGTTAATGTGCAAGTTATAGCATTAATTTAACCAAAAATCATCTGAAAGAATAAACAGTTGACCACATTAGCTGTTAAAGCTAATTTTAGAAATCCTGTAGAAAATAAAGGATGCCACTCAGTCCAAAAGGTAAATTTAACCATGCAAAGCCTAGAtcttattccaacattatggttACTTTGCCTGAAATTGGTTTG
Coding sequences:
- the uqcc5 gene encoding ubiquinol-cytochrome c reductase complex assembly factor 5, producing the protein MSYKSLNIKYLLSLVPGKRHFGTYRFLPIFFCIGGVMEWIMINVRIGKETFYDVYRRKQSERQYQRKLADGLIIPSEPEAK
- the ognb gene encoding osteoglycin, paralog b isoform X1; the encoded protein is MIQLRALILTSLMLPWILSSAAKYEYMEARKAEIDSLNIPDYGMLQDSESEVATNVEDMPTCLLCVCLSGSVYCEEVSPEMSIVPALPRETAYFYARFNKITKISNKDFADMATLRRIDLSGNQITDIEDAAFSKLTNLEELNLAENRLTRLPILPNKLITFNGNFNRLTTQGVKATAFKKLTKLAYLYLGNNELTAVPQLPESLQVVHLNNNRIRTITDQTICKGNTSFYIRPNMDQVRLDGNPIVLSNYPDSFICLRALPIGSYK
- the ognb gene encoding osteoglycin, paralog b isoform X2; amino-acid sequence: MLQDSESEVATNVEDMPTCLLCVCLSGSVYCEEVSPEMSIVPALPRETAYFYARFNKITKISNKDFADMATLRRIDLSGNQITDIEDAAFSKLTNLEELNLAENRLTRLPILPNKLITFNGNFNRLTTQGVKATAFKKLTKLAYLYLGNNELTAVPQLPESLQVVHLNNNRIRTITDQTICKGNTSFYIRPNMDQVRLDGNPIVLSNYPDSFICLRALPIGSYK